A segment of the Tissierellales bacterium genome:
TTTAATGATAAACTAATTTCTATATGATATGCACTTTTTTCTAAATCATTTTCATGGGCATAATAACATGCAATATTGTAGTGTAGATAACTTTCATATTGATTATTATTTATACCCTTTTTTAAAACCTTTATTGCAAATTTATAATCACCTAGCGTTCTATACTGTACTGCTAAATTTAAATATGAATAGCCATAATTTGGATTTAATCTAATTGATTCTATATAATGTCTCTCTGCTTTAACATAATTTCCAAGTCTGCCATATATAACTCCAAGATTAAATTCCACCATGTAATTAGGTAATCCATTTTCATAAGATAGCTTAGTCATTTCTAGAGCCCTTTCTAAATTATCTTTTCTCTCATAAATAGACCCCAAATAAAGCGCAATAGTTGGATCAATCTCAATCTCTAAAACTTTTTCATAGCACTCAATCGCATTTTCCGTATCATCCTTATAATCATACATATATCCTAGATTTTTGTATGCATACAATTTATACTCACCCCCGTATCTCATTGCTTTTTTGTACATATTTTCTGCATATTCGAATTTAGATT
Coding sequences within it:
- a CDS encoding tetratricopeptide repeat protein, which gives rise to MSSEIEYDIKLDRYIEYLDDLSSNNNIKKAKVIFFKIFDRFVELRKKNKKIASGQIAEIASIAEQFEYDYMQIELYDYLIDGADVGYGYILKGQYFEKKSKFEYAENMYKKAMRYGGEYKLYAYKNLGYMYDYKDDTENAIECYEKVLEIEIDPTIALYLGSIYERKDNLERALEMTKLSYENGLPNYMVEFNLGVIYGRLGNYVKAERHYIESIRLNPNYGYSYLNLAVQYRTLGDYKFAIKVLKKGINNNQYESYLHYNIACYYAHENDLEKSAYHIEISLSLNAKLKAEACGDSDLKLLRDNEIYKSYFIDD